The Termitidicoccus mucosus DNA segment TGGATTCCACACTTACCTGTGCCTGCCACCGCGGACGGAAGGGGAACCCGTCATCCAGCCCTTGCCACTAGAAACAGAATTTGACTTGGCTTGGACTCCGCCTTCGAGGACGAAGACCGGACAAGAAGGACGATGAATATCAGGATGGCGATGACGGCATGGGCGCCGCCATTGAAGATGACTCCGAAGACACTCTGCCACCCCAGCAAATGCTGCTGCTGTAAAGGCATTCGCCCGGGAGCCGGCTAGCCGGCCGTCTCCCTTTCCAGTCGGAAGGCCCCACCCCACCCGCGCGCAATGGTTGCGCATGATGTATTCATGATTTCAAATTATGAATACATGAAATTATGAATATGCGCGGCATCCGCCGCAACCCGCGAAAAACGCCGTCCTTTTTCAGGGAGCGGGCGGCGGCGTCTCCCAGCATAGCAGGCAGTCAAGGGCTGCGCCCTTACGACGCCTTCCGCTTCCCCTCGTCGGGGCGGACTTTGTCCGCCGCTCCTCAACGCTTCAGGCGTCTTGACTTTGCCTGCTTTGCGGGGACGTCCGCGCCCAGCTCGCAACAACCCCTCAATCACGAGGGCGGCGGCTCAGGGCGCAGGCGCTTCCATCATGTCCAACAACAGTGTTCTCTCCCATTCAGACTTGGTCAAAACGCTCGATGCAGACTTCGAGGCGAATCGCCAAGTCTGGCGTGAAACCACCGAGTCGGTGTATCATGAAATGCTCAATATTCTTCCCCAGCCTACCTTGAGGCAGATATGTTCATGCTGGGAGAACCCTATTCGCATAATGCCAACGGCGAGGCGGTTTCTCCATATTCATGGCACGAGAAGGCCACTATTTCGCCCTGCACGGCACGCGCCGGCAAGTCAGGGATGGCAAGCTGCCCCGCTGCCGGCATGACGCCGGCGTGGGCCGCCCGAAACCGGGCGGCCTCCCTGCCCTGCCCACGCTAGGCCGCCGCCATGCCAGCGCAGGTTTCCCAAGCCAAGCCAGCGGCGCTTCGCGCCATTCCCAATGGCCTTCGTTCACTTTGGCGACCCGCAGTTCTCCCGTTCGTTGCGATGTTCGCCCGCAGCTCGCTGCGCAGGGCCGTCGCCTACCGGCGCGGACCGTGCCGGGCCACGGACCGCACCGGATTCGCGGCAGCAGACTTTCCGCAAGCTCAAGCCCGCTGCCGCGACCGGCGACGGCCCAAACCTGCTTGCGGACTGCGGGCGAACATCTCCACTCGGGAGCCGTTGCACCCGCCGCGTCGTTCACTACGGCGGCAGCAGCCTTCATGTATTCATAATTTCATAATTTATGAAAATAAAATTACTATGACCGTTACAACCAGCCTGATGCAAAAGCGGCATATGGCCGCCTTTCCCGTCCCCAGCAGGGGTCGTTTTTCTTCCGCCTGGTTCTCCCATTGTGCGGCGGCGGTCAAGGTAGTCCCGCTGCGCGGCTCCACCTTTGCGTTGCGGCGCTTCCCCTTCGTCGGTGCCCCAAGCCGGCACCGCTCCTCAGCGCGCCTCCACGACTCGCCGCCGGTTGCAGCCGATGAACCAGCGGACGTTCGGGACATCCGAAACAGTTTCGGAGCCTGAAACGGCCGCAGGTGCATCCGACATGTCAAAGATTGACACCTTTGAATCCATCCGGCACTCGCCCGCACACATGACCTCCATAAGGTCTTCTCGGCCTTCCTCAAGCTGACGGCTTGCGCGCTAGCCTGCCAGACGCGCGAGGAAGAATACCTCGAGGAGGCCAAATACTGGAAAAAGGAAAACCTCGAAACCTTTGGCGGGCGATGGGCGCCCTCATCCTCCAAATGGAGAAGGAGCCTTTCACCGACTTGCTCGGGACCTACTACATGGATATGATTATTTCAAAAGGCGGGCAGCAGTGCCATGGGGAATTTCACACGCCTCAAGAAATCTGCCGGCTGATTGGCAGAATGCTGGCGGACGGCGACAGCCTGCCCGAATCCGGGCCGGTTACGATCTGCGAGCCCGCGTGCGGATCAGGCGCGATGATCCTCGCGCTGGCCGAGCAATATGGCCCCGCAAACATTCGCAGGTTGCGAGTCACCGCCATCGACATCAATCGCATGGCCTGTGACATGTGTTTCATCAACACCACCCTATGGGGCATCCCCACCCACGTGATTCACGGAAACTCCCTCAACCTCAAGTTTGAGGCGTCTTGGCGAAACATCCATTGGATCGCGCCGTTTCTGCTTCGGCATCCACGCCTCGGAGGATGTAGTCGCAGCCGCAGCGTCAATGCCATCCGGCGGGCGAGCCCCCTCTCCCGAGGAAACTGCCGCCATCAAGACGGCGCTGGGCCAGCAGATGTTTGATTTCAGCTAGGGTATGCCTTGCTTGCCCGGCACATCCGTGCCGGGCAAGCCTTCTCCACGGCCAAGGGGTCTATGGCCCGACCCCTTGAACCCGGGCCGTGGCGCGCGTTGCGCTTTTGGCTCCGTCCCCGGTAATTGTCTCTTTGTCCGACCGGCGGCGCGAACCGGCCTCACGGCCTAAAAAGCTCGCCTCGTGGGAGGCGAGAACCGCTTTTCGCTCCCGTCAGGTATTCGCACGTCCACCGCCCATATCCGCCACTCAAGCCGGATCTCTACGGCCGCGAGCTGCGGCCGTCATGGTTCATAATTTATGAATATATGAATTTAGGATTAAGCGCAGCCGCGCTTCCTCCGCCAGCATCCCCTGCCTTTGGCGCAAAGCTTGAAATCCCCGACCGGGCCCGTGCGGGCCCGGTCGGAACGGCGCCGGCGTCATCCACGCCTTCCTTGAACCGGCAGCGCCGGCACATCTTCCAGCTCCCAATCCATCCCCACACGCCTTCCCCTCTCCCGGGAGAGGAACCCTCTGTGCGTGCCGCGGCCTACGGGCCGCCCGGCGCGCTGCGCGCCGTCATGCTCGCTCCGCCGAGTCGGATGCAAAAGTTTCGGGATGGCAGATTTTTTGCTTGTCCTAACTTCATATATTCTTAAATTATGAATTTAAGAATTAGGATTCCCCTCACAATCCCAAGGAGCGCGCCAGCTTCGGTCGTCCATGGCAGGGTTAGGAACCGGTTCGCAACCCGTAATTCATAAAATCATAGATTAGGAATATATGAAAGACTGTCATCCTTTGCCCAGCCACCGTCCGCCTGCCCAGCGCCCGTTCTGGCGCGGTGTGCTCAAGACTGATTTCAAGTGCGCCCGCGGCACTTGGCTGAAAGGCACGCGCGTCTTTGTCGCTAAGCTCAACGCCAGCGTGGCCGATCTCTACGAGCAGGCCGCGGACGGCCCACGCTATCTCGACACCGTTCCGTCCGCGACCTTGGAGGTTCGGCGCTGCCTGTCCTGATATACCTGTAATTCATAAAATCATAAATTAGGAATATATGAAAGACGATGCCAACAGCATGAAACGAAACGTCAAGCCGGCCGCGCCAGTGCGCGGCCTCAACCTGCCGCTTTTTCCGGCGCGCCGGCAACAAAACAAAGGGGCGACTATGTTCGACTTCTATGCGTCCCACGCGCCGGCCGTGCCTGACAGCTTCATGCCGGACAAGAGGGCAGGGATGCCGCCCAGCAACTCGAGCGCGTTACGGCATGGGCCGCCGCCTATGCCGAGAAAATGCTCAGCGTGCGCTCGACGTAATTCCGGCGTGACATCCTTGCCGACACGTTTCATAATTTCCTAAATTATTAATTTATGAAAATAGGAATGCCTAGCACGGCCGCGACGCCCATTGTCCTCTTTGGAGCCAAAAGGGCGGGGTTGGCAAAACCACGAGCTGCATCGCCACGGCCATGGCTTATGCCATGGCCGGCTTGCGTCGGCTTCCGCGACTGCGATTCCCAAAACAGCCTCGCCAATGCCATGCACCAGTCGGCGTTCGCCGGCATGAACGTGGTGACCGCGTTGGAGGGCACGGATGACTCATACGACATCATCCTCGCCGACAGTCCTCCGCACCTCAACGAGCCGCTTTTCCTTGATGAGTTCGACCGATGCTCGCTGTTCGTTCTGGTTACCGGCACCGGCACGCTCGATTTGCAGCCCGCAGCGGAGACATTGACGAAACTGCGCGCGCGCCGGCCTGACGTGCCCGTGCGCATCCTCATCAACCAGTTCGACGGACGCCGCCGCACAGGCTGGTCGAAGAGGCATTGCATGCGGTCGGCCTCGATACCGTCCCTTTGATTCAGCCGTTCATGTCCAAGAGCGAGGTTTACCGTCACTTGGTTTACGGGGCTGGCATGTGGCGGCGCGGGAAGTGCGCGACCGGGAAACCATCGAGCGCATCCAGAAAGAGACGGCGGATGTCGCCACGGCAATATATCAGGCGTTGCAATCACATTCATAAATTCATATCTTGTGATTTTATGAATAATCCCTACACTTCGCATCATGGCTAAAAAGACACCGCTCCCAAGAAACCGGCAGCATTCGCCGCCTTGAGCCGCGCGCTCGCCAAGCCCACGGCCGCGCCGGCTCATCGCCCAAGACGCCCGACGCGGCAAGGCCGAGCGCCGCCATCCGTGCGCTCGCGATCAACCGGACACAGGCTCCCTTGCATAGCACCCAGCGCCGGCAATATCCGCTCTTGTCCATGTGCGTCGCCCCGCCGACGCCGCACGCATTCAGGCGGTCTTCGTTTTCCTCAATAATAACGGTCGGCGTCCGACTCTTTCCGAGGCAGTGCGAGCAGCGCTGAAAATCACGCCCTTGGACGAAGCCTTCCGGATCACTACGACCGCAACAGCGACACCGCGGACAAGAACGACCGTCGCACCGTCAACCTTTCGACGGATTTGCAGCCTCGCATCACCGAAATCCGCGATTTCCTACTCAAAAACCGGCGCAGATATGTCGGGAGCGCAGCCGGCTGCGCCGCCTTGCAACGCACCGCGCTCGATGCCTCCTACTTGCAGGCCTACGATGCAACCAAGTCCCCGGCCGACGCGGCACCATACTATGACCACCCTTTACGACATCGCCCTCGATCATGCCCGCGACGCCGCCGGCGTCGCCAATCGAAATCGCACGCCACCATGACGGCCCGGCCGCAACACGCGTCTTCATCGTGCTCGCCGTCGCCAACGTCGGCGGCAAGCGTGACGTTTTGCGACTTTGACGGCCTGCCACACGGACCCGGAGGGTGCCGGATGGAAACGGTCGATGCACGAGGCCTCCTCGATAGGGTAGGGGCGTTCCCTTGCCGATGGGCTGGACGCCTTGCATTTCGAAAGCGGCACCCGACCTACATCAACACATTCGACGGTCTCACGGAGCATGCCTCATCCATGTTTGAGATTTGAACCCATGTATTCCCTCGCCCCGACAATCCAGCCCTTGCAGAAAAAGGCGCTTTGATAGCGTCCGATCTGCAAAGGGCCATGCCTCTACGTGCCGAGGCCGCCGCACTTTGGCGCCGCTTTGACGGCATTTGCCGAGGCCGCTGGTGTGACGGTCGAATCTCTGACCATCGGGCAAATCCTCGATATGGCGGGCAACCCGCCGCGGCCGGAGCCGAAGCTATTCTGGTATGCGTTGGGTAAAATCGGAGGTGCATGGTATGCCATTGCGCCGGCGAATGGTCTGGAATCCCTTCCCTTGTCCCCGTTATCGCCGGCCACCGGCGCCGTTTGTTGCAGCCTCAAGACTTGGCCCACGCCAAGGCGTTTGCCACCAAGAAGGAGGCCCGCGATGCCGGGTGGCAGGTATTCCCTCGAACTTACGTTTTCACGTTCAAATGAGCATGAGCAAATTGGTGCCAAGCATCCGCCCCGATAAAGACCAGCTCGATTTCTTTCGCGAAATCGCAGCGGTCACCGGCAACAACTACACCAATACCCTTGAATTTTACAGTTCGTTGCCGGCCATACTTTTGATGCCGGGCACGCGGACACAAGCAAACCCTACCGGAAGATCTTCACCTACGGCAACGAGCAGTTCACCTTGATTATGAAGCCCACGAATATCGTCCGCAAAGGCGACGTGGTGCGGCAGGCGTTCCCGGCAACGTGAAGGTATCGTTCGCGAAGTCGTAACCAAAATGGCCATCGACAGCCCTGACATCCTGCACCAAATCAAGGCGGCCAATCAAACCAAGGTTGAGTTGCGATGCTCGCTTAGCCGAATCCGCGCTAGGTGCATCGAAGCCGGGCACGGCTGGAAGCTCGAAGAAATTCACGAAGCTCTCCAAATCCTGTCGGAATGCCGCATCGAGATAAAGCAGGGCAGCGTTCGCATCAGCCCCGAGGTCGGTCTTCTGGGATACGGTTACGGCATCAATGAGACCGATAGCGAACGCTCGCTTGCGGTCATTACCTTTCATCCGCTTTTCATCGGCGCGCTCCGCAAGAAAGGCTATCGTCAAATCCACTACGGCCGCCTGATGCAGTTGAAGCATCCTCTGGCTCGCTGGACTTACCAGCGCATGTCCCATTACTACACGACCGTGGAGAAAGGCTTTTTGGTTTTTCAAGTGCCAAGCCCTACAACATCTCGCTGAAATTCATCCTCGAAAACAGCACCATGACCCGCTACGTGAATTTGCGCAACAACGTGCGCGAGTGCCGCCAAGCTTGGGCGGACATGCTTAGATGCGGATTCTTACCGCGGTCCGCGACAAAGAAAAACACGGCTATGACGAGGAAATCCGCTATGACACGAGCGCTCGCGGACGTGGACGCAAACCCATCATCGATGCCGTATGGGATCTCTGGATCTCCGGTGAGGTCGTGGAGGACATGATCGTTGCGACGCAAAAGACCAAAAGTTGGTGGACTCAGAGAAGAATGAAAGCACGTGAGGGCATAGGGGATCTGTTCCGCTTTTCGCTGCAAAAACAGGGGGCTGTTCCGTTATTAGGGGAAGTGTTCCGTTTTTTACATATTGTCTTCTGCGAAATAGGGAAGTGTTCCCGTTATTGGAGCAGGCAGGGGCTGTTCCCGTTTTCAGAGCAGGGCAGGGAGCTGTTCCCGTTTTCGGGGAAGTATTCCGTTTTGAGCGGGCATGGGGAACTGTTCCCGCTATTCGTTGGCATGGGGAACTGTTCCCGCTATTACATGGAAAATGCTCAGTAAGTAGTTTATTATCATTTCCTAATAAAATGCCGATGGCCTCTTATCCCTCTTATCCCAAGAAAATAATAAAAGACAGAGGGAAGGGTAGGGAGTTGGTCCCGTTTTTCGACCGTGTTTGGTTCTCCCAGACCCTTCCCCGTCGGCGGCTACGCTTCGCTCCGCCCCGCGGCCCCCAAAGTGCAACGGCTTCGCCGACCTTACAAGGGAAACCAACGCTCCGCGATGGTTTCCCTCTCGCTTCGCTCGATTCCCCTTCCTTTGGAAAATAATAGCAGCGGCTCCGCCGCCACCAAAACAGAGGCCTCATTGCCGGCCTCTTTTTCGGGGCCTTTGGCGATCAGCCATAACCGCTTCCCACCCAAACACCGCCAAAGGCCCCGAAAAATTCACCGCTAGGATTTATACCGCTCAACGAGGAGGCCATCACCACCAGACCCGCGCTTCCGCGCCGCTACATGCACGCCAACGGGCCTCCACCCCCAAAGGGCAGGGGAGGACACCCCTGCTTGACAAAGGCGGCTGTAATTCGCAGATTTCAAATGCATCCCAGGACGGGCAACGCTGGAAGCGACCCGCACGCGTGGACGCCGAGGGGCCTACGGTCCCACCGAAAACCGCCTACCTCACCGTGGGCGGTTTTTGATTCACCGCAGGCGACTTTTGGCCTCCTCGTTGAGCGGTATAAATCCTAGCGGGTTTCAGGGCCGGCAATGAGGCCCTGGGTTTCAAAGGGCAAGCCCTTTGGTCATGCGGAGCATGATTCAGATTGTTGCGTAAAGCGCGTCGGTATTTTGAACTTGTGATGATTCGGCCAACGCCACATTGTCAGGATGCGTGCTAAAATTGGGCTCTGCTGGGAAGCAACCCATAAGCTGCACGCCGACAAAGGCAGAAATGCCGGTGGCGCGCCGAAAGGCGCGCCTCTTTTTGAAGGTCGGCGCTGGTTCATAAATTATGAATCTATGAATTCATGAAAGGCCTCAAGGCTTGCCTGAAAGGGAAGCCTTGTTAGATTGCACCATGTCCACTATGACCGAAATCGAAGCCGCCATCGAGAGGTTGCCTGCCGACGCGCAGCACCAGCTCGCCGCGTGGCTCGAATTGAAGCTCTGGCCGGAGACCCCGGCAATGCTCGCGGCCATTGATGAGGCCGAGCGTTCGCTCGCCGACGAGGGCGGTGTGCCGGCCGAGGACGTGCGCAAAATCTCCGCCAGTGGATTACCGCGTAATCCTCTCTCGCCCGCATTGCGCGACCTTGGCGAGATTGCCCGGCATATCGCCCAGATAACACGGACGCCGCCTTGCGCATTGGCGGCGAATTGGTCGCACTAGCCGAATCGCTTGCCACGCTGCCACGTCGCGGCAGCCGGCTTCACGCGCGCCCATCCACCGCGCCGGGCGAACAGCCTAGCGGCGACACTGGTGCGGCCGCCGATCTTTCGGCGATTTCCGCAAGCAATTGTACAGCGCGAATGCGACCACCGGGCGGCTGGCCTCGCTGACCACCGACGCCGGCGTGCACCGTGGCCTATCTCGGTGTCAGCAGGCAGTTAAAATTGACCCAGTAACAGGCACTGAGATTTGGCCCACTTTCAATTAGACATAACGGACATTGTGCGCGTAAATCGTTCTATGACAATGTCTTATTATTGACTGGTAAGACGAGCTATCAAGCCAGCGCGAAGCTTATCACGCTTGCCAATGTTAAGCTTGTCGAGGCTGTAACCCACCTCGATTTTCTTGATCCCGAGCTTCCGCACGATAATTCCGGCAAGGTGAAGGGCCTCCGACATGTCGGGCACGTGCATCGCGTGGTCCCGCGAATGCCTGTAATCCTTTCCAACATGGTAGCCGCCGGAGCAGAGAAAAGTGACGCTCGTCGCCCATTCCGTATTGAGCAAGACCTCCAAATGGAGCATTTCCATCGCCGGACGCCGGTGGGCCTCAATACCACCCGAAGGGGTGATAGTTTCGCGTCAGGCCGATACACAGCGAGGTATTCCTCTGCCTTTACGAGCGCCTTCTTTGTTTCTGCCACGGTCCAGTCACACCAATCGATAGCGGCTTGCGCCGTATGCAGGCACCTGCCGGGGAAGCCGCGACATAAACGCCCTTTGCTCTTTTTGCTCTTCTGTCAATCGCATTGTCGATGTGGAGAATCAGCTAACTTTATGCGAAGACGCGGGTATGATTGCAACCCCGGCTTTTAACGCCGCATGCCTTAGCGCGGTGTCCATCGTCGCCAGCCTGGCTTTTTGACGCATCGCCAGCTCCAGATAGGCGGCATCGTAAGCGGTCAACGAATGCAGTCTGGCCAGTGCCAGCGCATCACGTGTTATCCGCGCGCCGCTTTCCTGTCCGTCGCCGGCTCCAGCTCATGCGCATCTTCCAATGCCGTGGCACTCTCCGCCTGGGTCAGGCGCGAGCGCCTTTCGGCCATGAGCACCCCGTTTGCAACCTCAACCCACCAATGCGCGGGGACGTGTATTTCCTCCGCCTCGTTGAGGGCGTTCAAGATTGAGGGCGCAGCCTTGCCGCCACGCTCGTCCGGCAACAAAATCGTCAGCGCCGCACTTCCGTCCAAGACAACGTTCATTTGCGGCCCGCCTCGATGAGTTGCTTGGTGGTCCAGTTGTCCGCCTTACGGCGCACGGAGCCGGTTGCGAGGCGGCGGAGCGCCGCCGCCCGCGTTCCTCTGCCTGTCCGCACAGGCACGAGCAGCGCAACAGGCCTCTCGTGCCGCGTGATCAGATATTCCATCGCGTCGCTTTCCACCCCGGCCAGATACCGGCCGAGGCGGGTTTTCATTTCCAATGCAGTGACGGTTTTAGTCATAATAGCTATTATGGACCCTTGTTGAGCACGTGCAAGCCAAATTGGCAACGGATGGATATACCCTTGCTCTTGAGAATAAGT contains these protein-coding regions:
- a CDS encoding N-6 DNA methylase, which encodes MGALILQMEKEPFTDLLGTYYMDMIISKGGQQCHGEFHTPQEICRLIGRMLADGDSLPESGPVTICEPACGSGAMILALAEQYGPANIRRLRVTAIDINRMACDMCFINTTLWGIPTHVIHGNSLNLKFEASWRNIHWIAPFLLRHPRLGGCSRSRSVNAIRRASPLSRGNCRHQDGAGPADV
- a CDS encoding type II toxin-antitoxin system VapC family toxin, which encodes MNVVLDGSAALTILLPDERGGKAAPSILNALNEAEEIHVPAHWWVEVANGVLMAERRSRLTQAESATALEDAHELEPATDRKAARG
- a CDS encoding type II toxin-antitoxin system Phd/YefM family antitoxin, which codes for MTKTVTALEMKTRLGRYLAGVESDAMEYLITRHERPVALLVPVRTGRGTRAAALRRLATGSVRRKADNWTTKQLIEAGRK